A stretch of Kaistella flava (ex Peng et al. 2021) DNA encodes these proteins:
- a CDS encoding AMP-dependent synthetase/ligase — translation MNVAEFLNINTAKFPMKPAIGFKKKEKWTEITWSDFRRLVFKTANALCEAGISEHDKVAIYSDNSAEWIVTDLAILSLGAVTVPIYSTNNEEQAEYILNESECKIILVGNQEQYDAAFNILNRNHILKQVLVAKKAIWIKKENSQYFEDFIKKAEETFDIVPKEDEDLATIIYTSGTTGVPKGVMLTHGNFHKSVEAHFEFFKFKNFENETSLAFLPLTHIFERSWTLLALYGGAKVYFLENTKLIASALVEIKPTIMCAVPRFYQKIYAGVNEMANNSSESKKKIFNWAIATGTEVAELRRLNKEIPFSLNIKNKIAGIMVFNKVKKKMGGKLWFMPCGGASVSSEVTRFFEALGIHITVGYGLTETTATLTCFPFHNFEHGSAGIPFGDTQIKIGENDEILAKGSGIMKGYYKKPTETAEVFTEDGWFKTGDAGKFDAAGNLIITDRIKDLMKTSNGKYIAPQPLENLLSDNNYINQAMIVAEGKPYVTALIIPNFEALQEVIAKMNIPFTNWADIVNLESIREFYREKMDDIQKGLSGFEKVKKFTLMPAEFEIGSGEITPTLKVKRNVVLQKYAALVDKMYNS, via the coding sequence ATGAATGTTGCTGAATTTTTAAATATTAATACTGCCAAGTTTCCGATGAAACCGGCAATCGGTTTTAAGAAAAAAGAAAAGTGGACAGAAATCACTTGGTCAGATTTCCGACGATTGGTTTTTAAAACTGCAAATGCACTTTGCGAAGCAGGTATTTCTGAGCACGATAAAGTGGCCATTTATTCTGATAATTCAGCAGAATGGATTGTAACTGATTTGGCGATTTTGTCTTTGGGAGCGGTAACCGTTCCGATTTATTCCACTAATAATGAGGAGCAGGCAGAATATATTCTGAACGAATCTGAATGTAAAATCATCTTAGTCGGAAATCAGGAACAATATGATGCAGCTTTTAATATTTTAAATAGAAATCATATTTTGAAGCAGGTTTTGGTTGCGAAAAAAGCAATCTGGATCAAAAAAGAAAACAGTCAATATTTCGAGGATTTTATTAAAAAAGCAGAAGAAACTTTTGATATTGTTCCTAAAGAAGATGAAGATTTAGCCACCATTATTTATACTTCAGGAACCACGGGTGTTCCAAAAGGAGTGATGCTGACTCACGGAAATTTCCACAAATCGGTAGAAGCACATTTTGAATTTTTTAAGTTTAAAAACTTCGAGAATGAAACTTCTTTAGCATTTTTACCATTAACGCATATTTTCGAAAGATCTTGGACTTTACTCGCTTTGTATGGTGGAGCAAAAGTTTATTTCCTGGAGAATACCAAACTCATTGCAAGTGCATTAGTAGAAATTAAACCGACTATAATGTGTGCTGTGCCAAGGTTTTATCAGAAAATTTATGCGGGAGTTAATGAAATGGCAAACAACAGTTCTGAGTCTAAAAAGAAAATTTTCAACTGGGCAATTGCAACGGGAACTGAAGTTGCAGAATTGAGACGATTAAATAAAGAAATTCCATTTTCCTTAAACATTAAAAATAAAATTGCAGGCATCATGGTCTTTAATAAGGTCAAGAAAAAAATGGGCGGAAAACTCTGGTTTATGCCTTGTGGTGGAGCTTCTGTCTCGTCTGAAGTTACGCGGTTTTTTGAGGCATTGGGTATTCATATTACGGTTGGTTATGGTTTGACAGAAACTACGGCAACTTTAACTTGCTTTCCTTTTCATAATTTTGAACATGGATCTGCGGGAATTCCCTTTGGCGATACTCAAATTAAGATTGGTGAAAACGATGAGATTTTAGCCAAAGGAAGCGGGATTATGAAAGGTTATTATAAAAAGCCAACTGAAACTGCGGAGGTTTTTACCGAAGATGGTTGGTTTAAAACGGGTGATGCAGGAAAATTTGACGCAGCTGGAAATTTAATAATTACGGATCGGATTAAGGATTTAATGAAAACTTCGAATGGGAAATATATTGCGCCGCAACCTTTAGAAAATCTACTTTCAGATAATAATTATATCAATCAAGCGATGATTGTGGCAGAAGGAAAACCTTATGTTACAGCGCTGATAATTCCAAATTTTGAGGCGTTGCAGGAAGTGATTGCAAAAATGAATATTCCTTTTACGAATTGGGCAGACATTGTTAATTTGGAAAGTATTCGAGAGTTTTATCGGGAGAAAATGGACGATATTCAGAAAGGACTTTCCGGTTTTGAAAAGGTGAAGAAATTTACTTTAATGCCCGCAGAATTCGAAATAGGAAGTGGCGAAATTACGCCGACTTTGAAAGTCAAACGAAATGTAGTTTTGCAAAAATACGCGGCTTTGGTAGATAAGATGTATAATTCTTAA
- a CDS encoding uracil-DNA glycosylase, translated as MTWTEILSPIKNTEYFEKLWQKVEEEYSTEKCFPPKEQIFRALDLTSFENVKVVIIGQDPYHNDDQANGLCFSVSEKVKAPPSLKNIFKELKEDLGIERSKKELDDWAEQGVLLLNATLTVKAHSPNSHKDLGWEKFTNYAIKEVSDKKENIVFVLWGAFAQKKEELIDSSKHFIVKSAHPSPFSVYRGFYGSKPFSQINDYLKSKNIETISW; from the coding sequence ATGACTTGGACCGAAATTCTTTCTCCGATTAAAAATACAGAATACTTCGAAAAGCTTTGGCAAAAAGTAGAAGAGGAATATTCAACCGAAAAATGTTTTCCACCAAAAGAGCAGATTTTTAGAGCATTAGATTTAACGTCTTTTGAAAATGTAAAAGTGGTTATTATTGGTCAGGATCCTTATCACAACGATGATCAGGCAAATGGATTGTGTTTTTCTGTTTCTGAAAAAGTAAAAGCGCCGCCTTCACTCAAAAATATTTTCAAAGAATTGAAAGAAGATTTAGGAATTGAAAGATCTAAGAAAGAACTTGATGATTGGGCAGAACAAGGAGTTTTACTTTTGAATGCGACTTTAACGGTAAAAGCACACTCGCCGAATTCTCATAAAGATCTAGGTTGGGAGAAATTCACCAATTACGCCATCAAAGAAGTTTCAGATAAAAAGGAAAATATAGTCTTTGTTTTATGGGGCGCTTTTGCACAAAAAAAAGAGGAACTCATTGATTCCTCTAAACATTTTATTGTAAAATCTGCGCATCCATCGCCTTTTTCGGTTTATCGTGGTTTCTACGGAAGTAAACCTTTTTCTCAGATCAATGATTATTTAAAATCAAAAAATATAGAAACTATTTCGTGGTAG
- a CDS encoding mechanosensitive ion channel family protein — protein sequence MNKDLTNTKDFLQDISDYIHVFVRDYFPDGWVLLLQILAKFIFFIVIIYLVDFLFKLLINSIFKVFFNKEKYPILKSIYDAKITNSISHINALLFGSYALFSIFYRHPKSFTFLERLIGLFIVLVIAQLLLRGVTAFRNYFVIKKDYYKIIALNAVSQTINIFGIFVCSVIAISVLFGISGSAIVGSLGAITAVLVLVFRDTILGFVTGIHVATSKNLKVGDWIGIPKYGLEGTIIDLNLLTTKIENFDKTISTIPTYDFLTTEIKNLQVMSESNTRRIKRSIIFNINSFKFLNLEEVEHFSKINLIKGYLDNMKTEIVKERSDLENSDLIINGRQLTNIGVFREYALHYLKSSKHIDQGGTLLVRQLENTPHGMPLEIYCFTNDSAWANYEVIMADIFDHLLVASKEFDLEIMQFNKM from the coding sequence ATGAATAAAGATCTGACTAATACTAAAGATTTCCTGCAGGATATAAGCGATTATATTCACGTTTTTGTCCGAGATTATTTTCCAGATGGTTGGGTTTTACTGCTGCAAATATTGGCGAAATTTATTTTTTTTATTGTCATTATTTACCTGGTTGATTTTCTATTTAAATTATTAATCAACAGTATTTTCAAAGTTTTTTTTAATAAAGAGAAATATCCGATCTTAAAATCAATCTACGACGCAAAAATCACCAATTCGATTTCGCACATTAATGCCTTATTGTTCGGTAGTTATGCGTTATTTTCGATTTTTTACAGACATCCAAAAAGCTTTACTTTTCTTGAAAGATTAATCGGTTTATTTATTGTCTTAGTTATTGCACAATTGCTGCTGCGTGGTGTAACTGCTTTCAGAAACTATTTTGTAATTAAAAAAGATTATTACAAGATCATCGCTTTGAATGCTGTTTCTCAAACGATTAATATTTTCGGAATTTTTGTGTGTTCTGTCATTGCAATTAGCGTATTGTTTGGCATTAGTGGTTCTGCAATTGTAGGAAGTTTAGGAGCGATTACGGCAGTTTTAGTATTGGTTTTCAGAGATACGATTTTAGGTTTTGTAACTGGAATTCACGTAGCTACTTCTAAAAATTTAAAAGTCGGTGACTGGATCGGAATCCCAAAATATGGCTTAGAAGGAACGATCATCGATTTAAATCTTTTAACTACGAAAATTGAGAATTTTGATAAAACAATTTCGACGATTCCAACCTATGATTTTTTAACGACAGAAATTAAGAATCTTCAAGTAATGTCTGAAAGCAATACGCGAAGGATCAAGCGTTCTATCATCTTTAATATTAATTCTTTTAAATTTTTAAATTTAGAAGAAGTCGAGCACTTTTCGAAAATTAATTTGATTAAAGGATATCTTGATAATATGAAAACCGAGATTGTCAAAGAAAGATCGGATTTAGAAAATTCAGATCTGATCATTAATGGCAGACAGTTAACCAATATTGGAGTCTTTCGGGAATATGCTCTTCATTATCTTAAAAGCAGTAAGCACATTGATCAGGGAGGAACGTTGCTCGTGAGACAACTTGAAAATACGCCACACGGAATGCCTTTAGAGATTTACTGTTTCACCAACGATTCTGCCTGGGCCAATTATGAAGTAATTATGGCAGATATTTTTGATCATCTTTTGGTAGCTTCCAAAGAATTTGATTTAGAAATTATGCAGTTTAATAAAATGTAA
- a CDS encoding NAD-dependent epimerase/dehydratase family protein gives MVLVTGATGILGRVIVLELLKRGKSVRATKRASSNIEEVRESYRFYTDKADDFFNKIEWIDVDFQDLESLQNALDQVTEVYHCAAHVSFHPDERRTMYQTNIEGTRQLLFACEDSSVKKFCFVSSTAVLDGVNEKGETTEDSNYNSKLIHSPYAKSKHFSEMEVWRASAEGLNTVIINPGVIIGSGNWQSSSGEIFDAFEKYPYAMSGSTTYVDVRDVSEIAISLMENNIFGERFIIISETKKIIEVANFVREKLGKSKAKVLSKGILNLGYVFNVLFGWLFPKLRMMSKVNLETVTSNHVVSNKKIRKELDYQFIPVFESIDFHLKNYISDKK, from the coding sequence ATGGTATTAGTCACAGGTGCTACTGGAATTCTCGGCAGAGTTATCGTTTTAGAATTACTGAAACGCGGTAAATCCGTCCGGGCAACCAAAAGAGCTTCCAGTAACATTGAAGAAGTTCGTGAATCTTACCGATTTTATACCGATAAAGCCGACGATTTTTTTAATAAAATTGAATGGATTGATGTCGATTTTCAAGATTTAGAATCATTACAGAACGCACTTGATCAAGTCACCGAAGTCTATCATTGCGCTGCTCACGTGAGTTTTCATCCCGATGAAAGGCGTACGATGTATCAAACTAATATCGAAGGAACAAGACAACTTCTTTTTGCCTGTGAAGATTCTTCGGTTAAGAAATTCTGTTTTGTAAGTTCAACTGCTGTTCTAGATGGCGTTAATGAAAAAGGCGAAACGACTGAAGATTCCAATTATAATTCAAAACTGATTCATTCGCCATATGCTAAGTCCAAACATTTTTCTGAAATGGAGGTGTGGCGCGCCTCGGCGGAAGGATTAAATACCGTAATTATCAATCCAGGCGTAATCATCGGTAGTGGAAACTGGCAGTCGAGTAGCGGTGAAATTTTTGATGCTTTTGAGAAATATCCTTACGCGATGAGCGGAAGTACGACTTATGTTGATGTTAGAGATGTTTCTGAAATCGCCATTTCATTAATGGAAAATAATATTTTTGGAGAACGGTTTATCATTATTTCTGAAACTAAGAAGATTATTGAAGTTGCAAATTTTGTTCGTGAAAAATTAGGGAAATCAAAAGCGAAAGTGCTGTCAAAAGGAATTTTAAACTTAGGTTACGTCTTCAATGTTTTATTCGGATGGCTTTTTCCTAAGCTTAGAATGATGAGTAAAGTCAATCTTGAAACTGTAACTTCAAATCATGTCGTTTCAAATAAAAAGATTAGAAAAGAACTTGATTATCAATTTATTCCAGTTTTTGAAAGTATTGATTTCCATTTAAAAAATTATATCTCAGATAAAAAATAA
- a CDS encoding alpha/beta fold hydrolase, protein MEILHSKIYGEDKPGTPLLVFHGLFGMLDNWGSFGKEMGEFFPVHLIDLRNHGKSFHSPEMSHDDLAHDILHYMESHNLQKVNLLGHSLGGKAVMQFAIKYPIKLEKLIVVDISPKAYPPHHQGIIKALETVDFVKVTSRQEVEEILHQYIPEKSVIQFLAKNLYWTDDKKLNWRFNLKTLSEKYTEFVSNAIKYGVFSGETLFISGAKSNYILPQDEFQIKQQFPNASVVTIKNAGHWVQAENPTDFNEVVKDFLSEHRV, encoded by the coding sequence ATGGAAATTCTGCACTCAAAGATTTACGGAGAAGACAAACCAGGAACGCCGCTTTTGGTATTTCACGGATTATTCGGAATGCTCGATAACTGGGGAAGTTTCGGTAAAGAAATGGGCGAGTTTTTTCCGGTTCATTTAATTGATTTAAGAAATCATGGAAAAAGTTTTCACTCACCAGAAATGTCGCATGACGATTTAGCGCACGATATTTTGCATTATATGGAATCCCACAATTTGCAGAAAGTTAATTTGTTGGGTCATTCTTTGGGAGGAAAAGCAGTGATGCAATTTGCTATTAAATATCCGATCAAACTGGAAAAATTAATCGTAGTTGATATTTCACCAAAAGCATATCCGCCACATCATCAGGGAATTATAAAAGCGTTAGAAACGGTTGATTTCGTAAAAGTGACTTCCAGACAAGAAGTTGAAGAAATTCTACATCAATATATTCCTGAGAAATCAGTCATTCAATTTTTGGCAAAAAACCTTTATTGGACTGATGATAAAAAACTAAACTGGCGTTTTAATTTAAAAACACTTTCCGAAAAATACACAGAATTTGTTTCTAATGCAATCAAATACGGTGTGTTTTCAGGAGAAACTTTATTTATTTCGGGAGCAAAATCCAACTATATTTTACCTCAAGATGAATTCCAGATTAAACAGCAATTCCCAAATGCATCAGTCGTTACGATAAAAAATGCGGGACATTGGGTGCAGGCCGAAAATCCTACTGACTTCAACGAAGTGGTTAAAGATTTCCTTTCGGAACATCGAGTTTAA
- a CDS encoding DUF456 domain-containing protein, with amino-acid sequence MDTTLIDIACIILLVLGILGTFLPVLPGLLLSLAGLLIYKFGTDAPLSMFYIWIFVFLTILSTVLNYVIPARTNRKYGGTRWGSVGSFVGTLVGLFFIPIPFGFLIGMFLGVFIGELLHDASDKKKAWNSTKGAFIGFLYGTGFNFIVGLAMFLVVLIDMF; translated from the coding sequence ATGGACACTACTTTAATTGATATTGCGTGCATTATATTATTAGTTCTCGGTATTTTAGGAACTTTCCTTCCTGTTTTACCTGGTTTACTATTAAGTTTAGCGGGTTTGCTCATCTATAAATTTGGAACGGACGCGCCACTATCAATGTTTTATATTTGGATTTTTGTTTTCCTGACGATTTTATCAACCGTTTTAAATTATGTCATTCCAGCTAGAACCAATCGGAAATATGGCGGAACACGTTGGGGAAGCGTCGGCTCATTTGTTGGAACTTTAGTCGGATTGTTCTTTATTCCCATTCCTTTTGGTTTCTTAATCGGAATGTTTTTAGGCGTTTTCATTGGCGAATTATTGCATGATGCTTCCGACAAAAAGAAAGCCTGGAATTCTACCAAAGGTGCTTTTATAGGATTTCTCTACGGAACAGGTTTCAATTTCATCGTGGGATTGGCAATGTTTTTGGTAGTTTTAATCGATATGTTTTAA
- a CDS encoding endonuclease MutS2 translates to MHIQTDDLNELEFPELLAEISPFAFSKKTADRIAAIRPFDIDAAELSLKKVAEYVSSFESDNAIPFSEFEDIDEELKLMLIENFRLDNAAFLKIKSLTEQIARLQKFYPIHSDIFLHLNNDVKDLEYRKEIVDKIDKVFNRFGEVKSDSSPILKALRHDISHARKAIQENFNRALTGLTNTDYLDDIRESIVDDQRVLAVKSAYKKRVPGRVLGLSKTGSITYIQPESVVKHQFKLREDIEEEKKEVDKILRKLTFEISEFQPQLYSYQKYIFDLDVTRAKAKFAEKIGGILPKINRHRTMRLVNAFHPLLLIRNQVEKKKIFPQTLTLTEQNRILCISGPNAGGKSITLKTVGLLQLMIQSGILVPVHPKSEMFFFEKLMTDIGDNQSIENHLSTYSSRLKKMAKIIKEADSKTLLLIDEFGTGSDPELGGALAESFLEFFYDKKSFSIITTHYTNIKLVIEQLPNATNAAMLFDENSLEPLYKLEVGQAGSSFTFEVAAKNKIPKFIIESAKKKVEHDIINLDKTIVKLQQEKFEVEKLKTDLTEKRDSTQNKKENLEKLNDQLEQKLFNFQKLYEDEHRKLQFGNKVEAFIDSYVKGKSRKLVVADFVKILEQEKFRKLGSDKDETKRLLVVKRKITQQLKKVDVQEKIVETNEKLEDKRQKERAVWMKVGQRVRIPGSTSVGTIEKIDKNGKVSVNYGTFKTQISGDELERI, encoded by the coding sequence GTGCATATACAAACAGACGATTTAAACGAACTTGAATTCCCCGAACTTTTAGCGGAGATTTCCCCTTTTGCCTTTTCGAAAAAAACTGCAGATAGAATTGCAGCAATTCGCCCATTCGATATTGATGCAGCTGAACTTTCCTTAAAAAAAGTAGCTGAATATGTATCGAGTTTTGAAAGCGATAACGCAATTCCTTTCAGCGAATTTGAAGATATTGACGAGGAGTTAAAACTAATGCTGATTGAAAATTTCAGATTAGACAATGCTGCTTTCCTTAAAATAAAAAGTCTGACGGAGCAAATCGCTCGACTTCAAAAGTTTTATCCAATTCATTCAGATATATTTCTTCATCTGAATAACGATGTTAAAGATTTAGAATACCGAAAAGAAATCGTTGATAAAATTGACAAAGTGTTTAACCGTTTTGGCGAAGTAAAAAGTGATTCTTCACCCATTCTGAAAGCATTAAGACACGATATTTCTCACGCTAGAAAAGCCATTCAAGAAAACTTTAACCGTGCACTTACTGGTCTTACCAATACTGATTATTTAGATGACATCCGAGAAAGTATTGTCGATGACCAAAGAGTTTTAGCCGTAAAATCTGCTTACAAAAAGCGTGTTCCTGGAAGAGTTTTAGGACTTTCGAAAACAGGTTCGATTACTTATATTCAACCGGAATCTGTCGTCAAACATCAGTTTAAATTAAGAGAAGATATTGAGGAGGAAAAGAAAGAAGTCGATAAAATTCTTCGAAAACTAACCTTCGAAATTTCAGAATTTCAACCTCAACTTTATTCTTACCAAAAGTATATTTTTGATTTAGATGTAACGAGAGCCAAAGCAAAATTCGCTGAAAAAATTGGTGGAATTTTACCTAAAATCAACCGTCACAGAACGATGCGATTGGTGAATGCTTTTCATCCTTTGCTGCTGATTAGAAATCAAGTTGAAAAGAAAAAGATATTTCCACAGACTTTAACCTTAACCGAACAGAATCGTATTCTTTGTATTTCCGGCCCTAATGCTGGCGGAAAATCGATTACTTTAAAAACTGTTGGATTACTGCAATTGATGATTCAGAGTGGAATTTTAGTTCCTGTTCATCCAAAATCTGAAATGTTTTTCTTTGAGAAACTAATGACGGATATAGGTGATAATCAATCCATTGAAAATCATCTTTCGACCTACTCTTCCCGTTTGAAGAAAATGGCGAAGATTATTAAAGAAGCAGATTCGAAAACATTATTACTCATCGATGAATTCGGAACAGGTTCTGATCCGGAATTAGGTGGCGCTTTAGCTGAAAGTTTCCTGGAGTTTTTCTACGACAAGAAAAGTTTTTCAATTATTACCACGCATTATACCAACATTAAATTGGTGATTGAACAACTTCCAAACGCAACGAATGCTGCGATGCTTTTTGATGAAAATTCACTGGAACCGCTTTATAAATTAGAAGTCGGACAAGCTGGAAGTTCATTTACATTTGAAGTTGCAGCGAAAAATAAAATTCCAAAATTCATTATTGAATCTGCCAAGAAGAAAGTAGAACACGATATTATTAACCTCGATAAAACGATTGTAAAATTACAGCAGGAAAAATTTGAGGTTGAAAAATTAAAAACTGATTTAACAGAAAAAAGAGATTCCACTCAAAATAAAAAGGAAAATCTTGAAAAACTGAATGATCAACTGGAGCAAAAACTCTTTAATTTTCAAAAACTCTACGAAGACGAACATCGGAAATTACAGTTTGGAAATAAGGTTGAAGCCTTCATCGATTCTTATGTGAAAGGAAAATCCAGGAAATTGGTTGTGGCAGATTTCGTGAAAATTCTGGAACAGGAAAAATTCCGAAAATTAGGTTCTGATAAAGATGAAACTAAACGGTTGCTAGTTGTTAAACGCAAGATCACGCAACAATTAAAGAAAGTTGATGTTCAGGAAAAAATCGTAGAAACCAATGAAAAACTGGAAGATAAACGTCAAAAAGAACGCGCCGTTTGGATGAAAGTCGGACAACGAGTAAGAATTCCTGGATCTACAAGTGTTGGAACCATTGAAAAGATTGACAAGAATGGTAAAGTTTCTGTGAATTACGGAACTTTTAAAACGCAGATTAGCGGTGATGAACTGGAGCGGATTTAA
- a CDS encoding diphosphomevalonate/mevalonate 3,5-bisphosphate decarboxylase family protein: MNEFSGNLNFEISNQKVNESCPSNIALIKYWGKYENQIPANPSISYTLNLCKTNTEMQFIADEPFSVQTFLAGKEELKFAEKIEKYFKNIERYLPWILKGKYIIQTENTFPHSSGIASSASGFGAIAKCLMNLDKAFSGQTDEDSSLRKASFLARLGSGSACRSLYAGLVVWGETKEVSGSSDLFAVRYPNEEIHEVFRSFNDWVLLIHEGEKSVSSTVGHGLMNTNPYAERRFQEAHENFASLKTILKNGDMTVFIKMVEHEALTLHAMMMMSEPAFILMQTGTLAVINKIWGFRKETNLPLFFTLDAGANVHLLFPSNRDEEKIQEFIIKELVQHTQNNGVVKDVMRF; encoded by the coding sequence ATGAACGAATTTTCAGGAAATTTAAACTTCGAAATCTCTAATCAGAAAGTCAACGAATCTTGTCCTTCTAATATTGCCTTGATCAAATATTGGGGGAAATATGAAAACCAGATTCCAGCAAATCCAAGTATTAGTTATACTTTAAATCTGTGTAAAACAAATACAGAAATGCAGTTTATCGCTGATGAACCGTTTTCTGTTCAGACTTTTTTAGCTGGAAAAGAAGAATTGAAATTTGCTGAGAAAATCGAGAAATATTTTAAAAATATTGAACGGTATTTGCCCTGGATTTTAAAAGGCAAATATATCATCCAAACAGAAAATACTTTTCCACACAGTTCTGGGATTGCAAGTTCTGCTTCCGGTTTTGGAGCGATTGCAAAATGCTTAATGAATTTAGATAAAGCTTTTTCGGGACAAACTGATGAAGATTCGTCGTTGAGAAAAGCAAGCTTTCTGGCTCGTTTAGGAAGCGGAAGTGCTTGCAGAAGCTTGTATGCCGGATTGGTTGTTTGGGGAGAAACCAAAGAGGTTTCCGGAAGTTCTGATTTATTTGCAGTTCGCTATCCGAATGAAGAAATTCATGAAGTTTTCAGAAGTTTCAACGATTGGGTTTTACTCATTCACGAAGGTGAGAAATCGGTGAGTTCTACAGTTGGTCATGGTTTGATGAATACGAATCCGTATGCAGAAAGAAGATTTCAGGAAGCCCATGAGAATTTCGCTAGTCTGAAAACGATTTTGAAAAACGGGGATATGACAGTATTTATTAAAATGGTTGAACATGAAGCGCTGACCTTGCACGCGATGATGATGATGAGCGAGCCCGCATTCATTTTGATGCAAACGGGAACTTTAGCCGTCATTAATAAAATATGGGGATTCCGAAAAGAAACGAACCTTCCTTTATTCTTTACTCTAGATGCAGGTGCGAACGTACATTTGCTTTTCCCAAGTAATAGAGATGAAGAAAAAATTCAAGAATTTATTATTAAAGAATTAGTGCAGCATACCCAAAATAATGGAGTTGTAAAAGATGTGATGCGGTTCTAA
- a CDS encoding pyridoxine 5'-phosphate synthase — MTKLSVNINKIATIRNARGGELPSVTEAAIKLQEFGAQGITIHPRPDQRHITRKDVYDLKPLIHTEFNIEGNPHRAFIDMVLEVKPEQVTLVPDGEDAITSNAGWDCEYNLEFLKLVISEFKEAGIRTSIFLDPNPEMVKFAKQTGADRIELYTEAYATNYSKNKEEAIKPYIETALEAEKYGLGVNAGHDLSLENLKYFADNIPNLLEVSIGHALISEALYMGLENTVQAYLKRLAKW; from the coding sequence ATGACAAAATTGAGTGTAAATATTAATAAAATTGCGACCATCAGAAACGCAAGAGGTGGTGAATTACCAAGTGTAACTGAAGCTGCAATTAAGTTGCAGGAATTTGGCGCGCAGGGAATTACCATTCATCCAAGACCAGATCAAAGACATATTACGAGAAAGGATGTTTATGATTTAAAGCCTTTAATTCATACCGAATTTAATATAGAAGGAAATCCGCATCGTGCTTTTATTGATATGGTTTTAGAAGTAAAACCTGAGCAGGTTACACTTGTTCCAGATGGTGAAGATGCGATTACGTCGAATGCAGGTTGGGATTGTGAGTATAATTTGGAATTTTTAAAATTGGTAATTTCAGAATTTAAAGAAGCCGGAATTAGAACTTCTATTTTCCTGGATCCAAATCCGGAAATGGTAAAATTTGCTAAACAAACTGGTGCTGATAGAATTGAATTATACACTGAAGCTTACGCAACCAATTATTCTAAAAATAAAGAAGAGGCAATTAAACCTTATATCGAAACTGCTTTAGAAGCAGAGAAATATGGATTAGGTGTTAATGCTGGTCACGATTTAAGTTTAGAAAATTTAAAATATTTTGCAGATAATATTCCTAATTTATTAGAGGTTTCCATTGGTCATGCTTTGATTTCTGAGGCGTTATATATGGGACTTGAAAATACCGTTCAGGCGTATCTGAAGCGTTTAGCAAAATGGTAA
- a CDS encoding GNAT family N-acetyltransferase translates to MKFSTERLILRTITEYDASEILNIRSNVEINQFLHRNPPKNSFEALEFILNIKRKSANNEIVLFGITFQNHSKLVGTICLWKFSEDRTVAELGFELLPDYHGKGVMSEAVNCILNYGFKNLNLEKIEACTNKNNSNSINLLQKSKFILNENRRDEKFPENLIFELNAI, encoded by the coding sequence ATGAAGTTTTCTACAGAGCGATTAATTTTAAGAACAATCACAGAATACGATGCCAGCGAGATTCTGAACATCAGAAGTAACGTTGAAATTAATCAATTCCTTCATCGAAATCCTCCTAAAAATTCTTTTGAAGCTTTAGAATTTATTTTAAATATCAAAAGGAAATCAGCGAATAATGAAATTGTCCTTTTTGGAATTACTTTTCAAAATCATTCAAAATTAGTAGGAACAATTTGCCTTTGGAAATTCTCCGAAGATCGAACAGTTGCTGAATTAGGCTTCGAATTATTACCCGACTATCACGGAAAAGGAGTCATGTCGGAAGCTGTAAATTGTATTTTAAATTATGGATTTAAAAATTTAAATTTAGAAAAGATAGAAGCTTGTACCAATAAAAACAATTCAAATTCTATTAATTTACTTCAAAAATCAAAGTTTATTCTAAATGAAAATCGCCGAGACGAAAAGTTTCCCGAAAATCTTATTTTTGAATTAAACGCTATTTAA